The proteins below come from a single Actinomycetota bacterium genomic window:
- the xseB gene encoding exodeoxyribonuclease VII small subunit, with the protein MAAKEDGFDQLMDRLKEIVEKVQDVSLGLEGSLNLLEEGIDIANRCTERVDRIVGEEGIGLKEDVAKPHL; encoded by the coding sequence TTGGCCGCAAAAGAGGATGGATTCGACCAATTGATGGATAGATTGAAAGAGATAGTTGAGAAGGTGCAGGACGTCTCGCTCGGCCTTGAAGGATCGCTCAATCTCCTGGAGGAGGGCATAGACATCGCCAACAGGTGCACCGAAAGGGTCGACAGGATAGTGGGCGAAGAAGGCATCGGTCTTAAAGAAGACGTCGCCAAGCCCCATTTATAA